ATGCCGAGCGTTACCGCCTGAGCGTCGACCCGCAGCGCATTCTGGTCACACCAGGCGGCTCCGGCGCGCTGTTGCTGGCTGCCAGCCTGCTGGTCGATCCGGGCAAGCACTGGCTGCTGGCCGACCCCGGCTACCCGTGCAACCGTCACTTTCTGCGCCTGGTCGAAGGCGCCGCGCAGCTGGTACCGGTCGGCCCCGATGTGCGTTATCAACTGACCCCGCAACTGGTGGAGCGCCATTGGGATGCGGACAGCGTCGGCGCGCTGCTGGCGTCGCCGGCCAACCCGACCGGCACCTTACTGCACAAGGATGAACTGGCGGCGTTGTCGGCCTGCCTCAAGCAGCGTGGCGGCCATCTGGTGGTGGACGAGATCTACCATGGCCTGACCTACGGTTGTGACGCGCCGAGCGTGCTGGAAGTGGATGACGAAGCCTTCGTGCTCAATAGTTTCTCCAAATATTTCGGCATGACCGGCTGGCGCCTGGGCTGGCTCGTGGCGCCCGAGGCGGCCGTGCCGGAGCTGGAGAAGCTGGCGCAGAACCTCTACATCAGCGCACCGAGCATGGCCCAGCATGCCGCCCTGGCCTGCTTCGAGCCGGCCACGCTGGAAATCCTCGAGGAGCGCCGCCACGAGTTCCAGCGTCGTCGCGACTATTTATTGCCGGCCCTGCGCGAGCTGGGCTTCGGTATCGCGGTGGAGCCGGAAGGCGCTTTCTATCTATATGCAGACATCAGCGCCTTCGGTGGCGACGCCTTCGCCTTCTGCCGCCATTTCATCGAAACCGAGCACGTGGCGTTCACCCCGGGTCTGGATTTCGGCCGCCATCAGGCCGGGCACCATGTGCGTTTTGCCTATACGCAGAATGTCGAGCGCCTGCAGCAGGCAGTCGAGCGTATCGCCCGCGGCCTGAAGAGCTGGACGCCTGATGCGCTTTGATCCGCCACTGGAAGAAGGTCGCCTGCTGCGCCGCTACAAGCGTTTTCTCGCCGATATCGAGACGATCAGCGGTGAGCTGCTGACCATCCACTGTGCCAACACCGGTTCGATGCTCAACTGCATGAGCGAAGGTTGCCGGGTGTGGTTCAGCCGCAGCAAGGATCCCAGGCGCAAGCTGCCGGGCAGCTGGGAGATCAGCGAAACGCCGCAGGGGCGTCTGGCCTGCATCAATACCGCACGGGCCAATGCGCTGGTGGAAGAAGCGCTGCGTGCCGGGCTGATCCCCGAGCTGGCCGGCTTTACCGGGCTCAGACGCGAGGTGGCTTACGGTGTGGAGAACAGTCGCGCCGACTTTCGTCTGGATTACCCGCAAGGGCCGGTCTTTGTCGAGGTCAAGAGCGTGACGCTGGGCTTCGACGGCACTGATGTGGCGGCCTTTCCCGATGCGGTGACGCAGCGCGGCGCCAGGCACCTGCGCGAGCTGGCCGCGTTGTCACGCGTCGGTGTACGTACCGTGCAGCTGTACTGCGTGAACCTCTCCGGTATTCGCGCCGTGCGGGCGGCGGAGGAGATCGACCCGGCATACGCGGCGGGATTGCGTGATGCCAAGGCTGCCGGGGTCGAGGTGCTGGCCTACGGCGCCGAGCTGAGTCCCGAGGGCATCGCCCTGGTTCGCCGGCTGGAGGTATTGACGTAGCGCGTGCTGCGCGCACCAGCTTCTGTTTCGGTAGCACGGTGGGCGCGATGTTGGCGTAGCCCGGATGCAATCCGGGAATCCGGTTTTCGCCCATCCCCGGATTGCATCCGGGCTACCTGGCTGCAGCGCCTTCGATCCAGATCCCGTACGCGTCTTCCCTGCATTCCAGTGCCTGCAGCGCCTGCCCTTCGCAGGGGCCGGCCACGCATTCGCCGCTCTCGATGAGAAACAGCGCGCCGTGCGTCGAGCAGCGGATCAGGCTGCCGCTGTCGTCGAGAAAGCGGTCCTTCTGCCACTCCAGGGCGATGCCGCGGTGCGGGCAGCGGTTGAGGTAGGCGTATACCTGGCCGCCTCTGCGCACGGCGAACAGGCTCATCTGGTCGATCAGAAAGCCCCGGCTCTGACCTTCGGTCAGCTCGTTCGGGGCGCATAGGCGGATCATCGCGGTCTCCGTTTCAGATGGCGCGATTATCCCGCAGGAAGCAGGAGGGCGCATCCTTGCGCCAAGTGGAACTCAGAACTGCCAGGAGGCGGACACGCGGAAGCTGCGCCCGGGCTCGCTGTAGTAGTCGACTGGTTGCGGGGTGGTGCGGCCGCCAGCGCTGGGCACGTTGAGGGCATTCCAGTACTTCTTGTCGAGCAGGTTGAACAGGCCGGCCTGCAGCCTCACACCGTCCAGTACTGCCGGCTGCCAGTAGCCGGTGAGGTCGACCACGCCGTAGCCGGGCGCCTGGAAGTCGCCGTCGTTCTCGACCTTGTCGCGGCGGCGCGCGGCGGTCAGCATCAGGTCCGCGCCGTAGTGTTGCTGGGTGTAGCTGAGGCCGAGGGTGCCGGTCAGCGGCGCGACCGAGTTCAGGTGTTGCTTGGTTTCGCGGTCCTTGCCCACGGCCCAGGCGACCGAGCTCCAGACCTTCCAGGAGGGCGCCAACTGCCAGTGCGCGGTGCCTTCGGCGCCATAGATGCGCACCTTGTCGCGGTTTTCCATCACCTCGAAGAAGGTCGGGAATTCGCCGGGCTGGAAGCCGTAGTCCGCTTCATTGGCGGTGATGCTGTCGATGAAGTTCCTGTAACGGTTGTCGAACAGGCTGACGGAGCCGCCCAGATGGCTGTCGCCGAGGCGCGCGCCGACCTCGTAGCCGGTGCTTTCCTCGGGCTTGAGGTTGGGGTTGCCGACTCGCGCGTAGCCCATGCCGGAGTTGGTGAAGGTGCTGTACAGCTCGTTGACGTCCGGTGCCCTGAAGCCCTGTGCCCACTGCGCATAAAGAGTGGCCAGCTCGTGCGCCTGCCAGGTCAGCAGCAGGCTGCCGGCCCAGTTGGAGTCCTTGTTCTCGGTGAGCATCACGCTGTCGCCGGCTAGTACATAGCCGTTGGTGCTGCTTTTGGGCTTGTACTCGTAGCGGTCATAGCGCACGCCCGGCGTCAGGGTCAGGGTATCGCTGAGGGCGATGTCGTCTTTCAGATAAACGCCATACAGGTTGCCCGGCGTTTTCGGCATCTCGGCCTGGTTGGTGTGCAGGTTGACGCAGGCAAAGTAGATGCCGGTTGGCGTGCTGTCCGGGCGTGGCGGGAAGGGCGGTACCAGCACGCTGGGGCAGGCATCGTAGCCGCTGCTGTACTGCTCGGCCTCGATGCGGCTCCACTCCGCGCCCAGGGTCAGATTATGCTGGCCCAGCTGTTTGCCCAGGCTACTGGTGACACCGTACTGGGTCTTCTCGATCTCGTTGCTGCGGCCGAAGGGGCCGGCCAGCGTCCCGGCGCGGGTCGCATCCACCTCGTCCTCACGGTGCAGCTTCTGCCAGTAAACGATGGTGTCGGCCCAGTCGAGCAGGCTGTCCGCGTTATCGGCGCGGTACTGGTGATCGAAGGACAGGCGCTTGCGCTCGTTGTTCTCGCGTGTGTCGTAGTGCCGAGGGTAGTTGGCGGTGCCCTGGTTGATGCGGCTGTCCATGTCCTCGGTGCGTTGGAACAGTTCGGCGGTCATCCCGATGCGATGCTCGTTGTCGAGCTTTTGCTGAACCTTGAGCAGCAGGCTGTGCTGATCGGTGTCGCTGGGGTTGGCTTCGCTGCGCAGCGTGCCGAGTACATTGTGATTGCCCTGGTTGTCGAGTTCGTGGCCCTTGCGTCCGCCGACCTGCACCAGCCAGGAGGTGTCGTTGGCGCGGCCGGCCAGGGCGGCATTGAGCCCCCTGCTGTGGTCGGCGCTGTCGTAGTCGCTCCTGATCAGGCCAGCGAACTCCTCCTGATCGCCCAGCAGGTCATCCGGGTTCAGCGTACGCAGTTGCATGGTTCCGCCGAGAGCGCCTGAGCCGAGCTGACTGGAGTTGGCGCCGCGTACCACATCGATGGCGGACAGGCCTTGGAAGTCGATGCTGTCCAGGCCGCCGCTCACTCCGCGCACGGCGTCGTTCAGCCACGGCATGCGAATACCGTCGACAGTGGTCAGAACACGGTCGCGATCCAGGCCGCGGATGTTGATGCTGTTGTTGCTGCGGTTGTAGTTCAACCCGGGTTCGGCACGTCGCGACAGGTCATCGAAGTTGCGAATCTGGCGGCGCTCCAGCGTTCGAGCATCGGTCTGGGTCGTGGTCGGCAGTGACTGTTTGACGGTAGCGGTGATTTCAATGTCCGGCAGTGTGGCAGGCGCATCGGCCAGGGCCAGTGACGGGCACAGCAGCATCAACGCGAGCCAGGATTGGTGGGGGTAGGGGGGGCGAACGGGCATGGTGACACTCCATTGCACTTGGCAGCTCTACGACTGCCTGGTTGGCGACGGCGCAAGACGTTAACCAGATTATTTATCAGATGCAAATAATTATCATGTAGATTAAAGTCCTCTCGAATTTCGCTGCCGTGTCGCTACGCCCGTGTCGGCGACGCGGCTGATAACCGCCCGTAAGAGAGGACTATCCCGATGAGTACCCCGACCATCGCCGTCGCACCGGCTGCCAACACCTATCAAGCCTGGCAGGCGCTGCGGCATGAGCAACCACGCCTGCGCGCCCGTGAAGCAGCGGCGCAGCTGGGTATCAGCGAAGCCGAGCTGACCGCCAGTCGCTTGGGTGTCGATACGCGGCGCCTGCGCCCGGACTGGGCCGGACTGTTGCCGGCACTCGCCGCGCTCGGCCGTGTGATGGTGCTGACCCGCAACGAGCACTGCGTCCATGAGCGCAAGGGGGTGTATCGCGAGGTGAGTGTTTCGGCATCCGGGCAGATGGGCCTGGTGGTGTCTGCCGATATCGATCTGCGCCTGTTTCTCGGTGGCTGGGCCAGCGTGTTCGCCGTCGCCGAGGAAAGCGCCAAAGGTGTCCAGCGCAGCATCCAGGTGTTCGACCAGCAGGGCGTTGCGGTGCACAAGGTCTACCTGACCGAACATAGCGAGCTGGATGCCTGGCAGCCGCTGATCGAACGCTTTTCCGGTGAGCAGAGCGCCGCGCTGCAATTGCTGCCACCTCCCGCTGCGCCCGCGCGCAGGGACGACGCCGAGATTGACTGTCAGGCGCTGCGTGACGGGTGGGCGAGGCTGCAGGACACCCACCATTTCTTCGCTCTGCTGAAGAAGCACCAGGTCGCCCGCACCCAGGCGTTGCGCCTGGCGGGGGAGCCGTGGGCGCAGCCACTGGCGACCTGCGAGCTGACGGTAATGATGGAGCAGGCAGCCGCCCGCGAAGTGCCGGTCATGGTGTTCGTTGGCAACCGCCACTGCATCCAGATTCACACCGGCCCGGTGAACAACCTGCGCTGGATGGATAGCTGGTTCAATGTGCTCGACCCCGATTTCAACCTGCATCTGCAGACCCGCGGCGTGGTCGAGCTGTGGCGTGTGCGCAAGCCCAGTGTCGACGGTGTGATCACCAGTCTGGAGGCCTTCGACGCCGATGGCGAGCTGGTGATCCAGCTGTTCGGCGCGCGCAAGCCCGGCATGGCCGAGCGCGACGACTGGCGCGAACTGGCCGAGTCGCTGCCGGTACTGGCCTGATCCGTGCCGGCTCCACCAGGGGCCGGTCGATGTCACTTTCGAGGAGTCGAAACCATGCGTCTTGCAAATATTCTGGGCGGTCTGGCGGCCGTCCTTCTGTTTCCCAATCTGATATGGGCCGGCGAGCCGCTGCCGCAGCGATGGGTCAGTGCCGGCGGGGCGCTGAGTGAGTGGGTGATATTGCTGGGGGGCGAGAGCAGGCTGGTGGGGGTCGACACCACCAGTCGTCATCCGGCCTCGCTGACCAGGCTGCCCAGCGTGGGCTATCAGCGGCAACTGGCGGCCGAGGGGCTACTCGCCCTGCGCCCGGATCTGCTGCTCGGTAGCGAAGAGATGGGCCCACCGCCAGTGCTCGAGCAACTGGCGGTGGCCGGCGTGCGCATCGAGCGTCTGAGCGCACGGGCCGAACTGGATAGCCTGCAGGCCAATCTGCAGCGTCTGGGGCAGTTGCTCGGTGATGAGGCAGCGGCGGAGCGCGCTTTCACCGATTATCAGGCGCGTCTGCAGACTCAGCAGCAGTGGGTCGAGCAGGCTCAGCGCCGTCAGCAAGCGCCCGGCGTGGTGCTGCTGCTCGGACATGCCGGAGGGAGTCCGCTGGCAGGAGGCAGTGGCACGGCGGCCGACTGGATGATCAGGCGCGCAGGAGGACGCAACCTGGTCAGCCACGGCGGTTACAAGGCGCTTTCCAGTGAAGCGCTGCTGGCGCTCGATCCACAGGTTGTGGTGGTCGCCGACCGCGCCCTGGACGGTGATGCCGCGAAGCAGGCACTGTTGCGGCAGAACCCCGCCCTGGCCTCTACCCCGGCCGCCCGTGAAGGACGTTTGCTGGCGCTGGATCCGACCCTGCTGGTCGGCGGGCTCGGACCGCGAGTGCCGGATGGGCTGGCGATGCTCGCCGCAGGCTTTTATCCTGCCAGCCAACCCCTGACAGCCGAAGCCAAGCGCAAGCCATGACCCCATCATTTCCGACGCGCCCATTGTTCATCGCACTGGGTCTGTTGCTTGTGCTCGCATTGTGGCTGTCGCTGGCGCTCGGGCCGGTCAGCCTGCCCCTGGCCGATACTCTGCGTGCGGCGTTGCGTCTGCTCGGCCTTCCGCTGGCAGCGGATGCTGCGGTGCAGCAGGCCGAACTGATCCTGGCGCAGATTCGCCTGCCGCGCACCGTGCTCGGGTTGACTGTGGGCATGGTGCTGGCGCTGTGCGGTGTGGCGATGCAGGGCCTGTTTCGCAACCCGCTGGCCGATCCAGGCCTGGTCGGGGTGTCCAGCGGCGCCGCGCTGGGGGCGGCGGTGGCCATCGTTGGTGGCGCCGCTCTAGGCGGCTTGCCCGAAACCTTCGCGCCCTATCTGTTGTCGGTGTGCGCCTTCGTTGGCGGCTTGCTGGTCACGGGGCTGGTCTACCGTCTGGGCCGGCGTGACGGACAGACCAATGTGGCTACCATGCTGCTGGCCGGTATCGCGCTGACCGCACTGGCCGGTGCGGCCATCGGCCTGTTCACCTATCTGGCCGACGACGCCACCCTGCGCACCCTGACCTTCTGGAACCTCGGCAGTCTCAACGGTGCCAGCTATGCTCGGCTCTGGCCGCTGTTGCTGGCCACCCTGGCCGTGGCGCTGTGGCTACCGCGGCGGGCCCGGGCGCTCAATGCCCTGCTGCTGGGCGAGTCGGAGGCTCGCCACCTGGGTTTCGATGTCGAGCGACTCAAGCGCGAGCTGGTGTTCTGCACGGCGCTGGGTGTCGGCGCAGCGGTGGCGGCTGCCGGCCTGATCGGTTTTATCGGCCTGGTGGTACCGCACCTGATGCGTCTGCTGCTAGGTCCTGATCATCGCCTGCTGCTACCGGCATCGGCATTGGCTGGCGCAAGCCTGTTGCTGCTGGCCGATCTGGTCGCACGTCTGGCGCTGGCCCCTGCCGAGTTGCCGATCGGCATCGTCACGGCGCTGATCGGCGCGCCGTTCTTTCTCTATCTGCTGGTACGGGGGCGAAGCTGATGTTGCGGGTCGACCAGCTGGAAATCCGCCGCGGGCAGCAGGTTGTGCTCAGTGGCATCGACCTGCAGCTGCTATCCGGTGAGGTGCTCGGCGTGCTGGGGCCGAACGGTGCGGGCAAGAGCACCTTGCTGGCGGCGATGACCGGCGAGCTGCCGGCCAGTGCCGGGCAGGTGACGCTGGATCAGCGTGCGCTCGATGACTGGCCGGGGCCGGAGCGCGCCAGACGCCTGGCCGTGTTGCCGCAGAGCTCGAGTCTGAATTTCGCCTTCCGCGTTGAGGAGGTCGTCGCCATGGGCCGGCTGCCCCATGGCAGCGGTCGCGTGCGTGATGCACAGATCGTCGGGGAGGCGCTGCATGCGGCCGATGCCGCGCATCTGGCGGGGCGCAGCTATCTGGCATTGTCCGGAGGCGAACGTCAGCGCGTGCACCTGGCACGTGTGCTGGCGCAGTTATGGCCAGGCGGTGAGGGGCGGATTCTGCTGCTCGACGAGCCGACCTCGATGCTCGATCCGCTGCATCAGCACACCTGCCTGCAGGCGGTGCGTCGCCTGGCTGAAACCGGCGTTGCGGTGCTGGTGATTCTCCACGATCTCAACCTGGCTGCGCGTTACTGTGATCGCCTGTTGCTGCTGGAGCGGGGCAGGGCGCATGCACTGGGCGCGCCTGTCGACGTATTGCGTGCCGAGCCTCTGCAGGCCGTGTTCGGTCTGGAAGTGTTGGTGCAGGCCCATCCCGAGCGCGGCCATCCATTGATCGTCGCGCGCTGAATGCCGGAGCCCTTGATGCGAATCCTGTTGCTGAGTTGTCTGGTGCTGCTGAGCGCCTGCCAGGGGCGAGCGGTGATGCCGCCACCAGCGCCACTCTCCCCGTTGGGGCATGAACATGCCGATCTGGGGCGTATCGTCGATCTGGCCAGCGGGCAGACGATCAGCCCCGGGCAGTTGCTCGAACGTCTGGCGCGGGTCGAGCGGGTGCTGGTCGGCGAGCAGCACGACAACCCCGACCATCATGCCCTGCAGCTCTGGCTGTTGCGCGAGCTGAACAGGCAGCGGCCGCAGGGTAGTGTGTTGATGGAGATGCTCAATCCGGAGCAACAGGGCAAGGTCGATCAGGCCCGGGTGA
The sequence above is drawn from the Pseudomonas sp. Z8(2022) genome and encodes:
- a CDS encoding pyridoxal phosphate-dependent aminotransferase, with protein sequence MAQLYSGRSRAIEPFHVMALLARANELQAAGHDVIHLEIGEPDFTTAEPIIRAGQAALAAGHTRYTAARGLPQLREAIAGFYAERYRLSVDPQRILVTPGGSGALLLAASLLVDPGKHWLLADPGYPCNRHFLRLVEGAAQLVPVGPDVRYQLTPQLVERHWDADSVGALLASPANPTGTLLHKDELAALSACLKQRGGHLVVDEIYHGLTYGCDAPSVLEVDDEAFVLNSFSKYFGMTGWRLGWLVAPEAAVPELEKLAQNLYISAPSMAQHAALACFEPATLEILEERRHEFQRRRDYLLPALRELGFGIAVEPEGAFYLYADISAFGGDAFAFCRHFIETEHVAFTPGLDFGRHQAGHHVRFAYTQNVERLQQAVERIARGLKSWTPDAL
- the sfsA gene encoding DNA/RNA nuclease SfsA, with the translated sequence MRFDPPLEEGRLLRRYKRFLADIETISGELLTIHCANTGSMLNCMSEGCRVWFSRSKDPRRKLPGSWEISETPQGRLACINTARANALVEEALRAGLIPELAGFTGLRREVAYGVENSRADFRLDYPQGPVFVEVKSVTLGFDGTDVAAFPDAVTQRGARHLRELAALSRVGVRTVQLYCVNLSGIRAVRAAEEIDPAYAAGLRDAKAAGVEVLAYGAELSPEGIALVRRLEVLT
- a CDS encoding Rieske (2Fe-2S) protein, giving the protein MIRLCAPNELTEGQSRGFLIDQMSLFAVRRGGQVYAYLNRCPHRGIALEWQKDRFLDDSGSLIRCSTHGALFLIESGECVAGPCEGQALQALECREDAYGIWIEGAAAR
- a CDS encoding TonB-dependent hemoglobin/transferrin/lactoferrin family receptor → MPVRPPYPHQSWLALMLLCPSLALADAPATLPDIEITATVKQSLPTTTQTDARTLERRQIRNFDDLSRRAEPGLNYNRSNNSINIRGLDRDRVLTTVDGIRMPWLNDAVRGVSGGLDSIDFQGLSAIDVVRGANSSQLGSGALGGTMQLRTLNPDDLLGDQEEFAGLIRSDYDSADHSRGLNAALAGRANDTSWLVQVGGRKGHELDNQGNHNVLGTLRSEANPSDTDQHSLLLKVQQKLDNEHRIGMTAELFQRTEDMDSRINQGTANYPRHYDTRENNERKRLSFDHQYRADNADSLLDWADTIVYWQKLHREDEVDATRAGTLAGPFGRSNEIEKTQYGVTSSLGKQLGQHNLTLGAEWSRIEAEQYSSGYDACPSVLVPPFPPRPDSTPTGIYFACVNLHTNQAEMPKTPGNLYGVYLKDDIALSDTLTLTPGVRYDRYEYKPKSSTNGYVLAGDSVMLTENKDSNWAGSLLLTWQAHELATLYAQWAQGFRAPDVNELYSTFTNSGMGYARVGNPNLKPEESTGYEVGARLGDSHLGGSVSLFDNRYRNFIDSITANEADYGFQPGEFPTFFEVMENRDKVRIYGAEGTAHWQLAPSWKVWSSVAWAVGKDRETKQHLNSVAPLTGTLGLSYTQQHYGADLMLTAARRRDKVENDGDFQAPGYGVVDLTGYWQPAVLDGVRLQAGLFNLLDKKYWNALNVPSAGGRTTPQPVDYYSEPGRSFRVSASWQF
- a CDS encoding hemin-degrading factor, which encodes MSTPTIAVAPAANTYQAWQALRHEQPRLRAREAAAQLGISEAELTASRLGVDTRRLRPDWAGLLPALAALGRVMVLTRNEHCVHERKGVYREVSVSASGQMGLVVSADIDLRLFLGGWASVFAVAEESAKGVQRSIQVFDQQGVAVHKVYLTEHSELDAWQPLIERFSGEQSAALQLLPPPAAPARRDDAEIDCQALRDGWARLQDTHHFFALLKKHQVARTQALRLAGEPWAQPLATCELTVMMEQAAAREVPVMVFVGNRHCIQIHTGPVNNLRWMDSWFNVLDPDFNLHLQTRGVVELWRVRKPSVDGVITSLEAFDADGELVIQLFGARKPGMAERDDWRELAESLPVLA
- a CDS encoding heme/hemin ABC transporter substrate-binding protein → MRLANILGGLAAVLLFPNLIWAGEPLPQRWVSAGGALSEWVILLGGESRLVGVDTTSRHPASLTRLPSVGYQRQLAAEGLLALRPDLLLGSEEMGPPPVLEQLAVAGVRIERLSARAELDSLQANLQRLGQLLGDEAAAERAFTDYQARLQTQQQWVEQAQRRQQAPGVVLLLGHAGGSPLAGGSGTAADWMIRRAGGRNLVSHGGYKALSSEALLALDPQVVVVADRALDGDAAKQALLRQNPALASTPAAREGRLLALDPTLLVGGLGPRVPDGLAMLAAGFYPASQPLTAEAKRKP
- a CDS encoding FecCD family ABC transporter permease, with protein sequence MLALWLSLALGPVSLPLADTLRAALRLLGLPLAADAAVQQAELILAQIRLPRTVLGLTVGMVLALCGVAMQGLFRNPLADPGLVGVSSGAALGAAVAIVGGAALGGLPETFAPYLLSVCAFVGGLLVTGLVYRLGRRDGQTNVATMLLAGIALTALAGAAIGLFTYLADDATLRTLTFWNLGSLNGASYARLWPLLLATLAVALWLPRRARALNALLLGESEARHLGFDVERLKRELVFCTALGVGAAVAAAGLIGFIGLVVPHLMRLLLGPDHRLLLPASALAGASLLLLADLVARLALAPAELPIGIVTALIGAPFFLYLLVRGRS
- a CDS encoding heme ABC transporter ATP-binding protein; its protein translation is MLRVDQLEIRRGQQVVLSGIDLQLLSGEVLGVLGPNGAGKSTLLAAMTGELPASAGQVTLDQRALDDWPGPERARRLAVLPQSSSLNFAFRVEEVVAMGRLPHGSGRVRDAQIVGEALHAADAAHLAGRSYLALSGGERQRVHLARVLAQLWPGGEGRILLLDEPTSMLDPLHQHTCLQAVRRLAETGVAVLVILHDLNLAARYCDRLLLLERGRAHALGAPVDVLRAEPLQAVFGLEVLVQAHPERGHPLIVAR